A single region of the Halococcus salifodinae DSM 8989 genome encodes:
- a CDS encoding type IV pilin N-terminal domain-containing protein — protein sequence MSETKMRERINELRSDSRAVSPVIGVVLMIAVVVILAAVVGAFATGVFGNQQDAPQATFTYDSGTITMGGGDTLNGANIYTVVDGTRQDAVGGDEITAGAQIATGLSPSESVSVVYDDDEGNSATLFSTDVSGGGNNQNS from the coding sequence GTGAGCGAAACCAAAATGAGAGAACGAATCAACGAACTTCGATCGGATTCACGTGCAGTCAGCCCAGTCATCGGTGTCGTCCTGATGATCGCTGTGGTCGTCATCCTCGCCGCCGTGGTGGGCGCGTTCGCCACTGGCGTTTTCGGGAATCAGCAGGATGCACCACAAGCCACCTTCACCTATGATAGTGGTACGATAACGATGGGCGGAGGAGACACGCTAAACGGCGCAAATATCTACACTGTCGTGGACGGCACTCGACAGGACGCTGTGGGCGGCGATGAAATCACGGCTGGTGCTCAGATTGCGACTGGTCTGAGTCCCAGCGAATCTGTGAGCGTTGTTTACGATGACGATGAGGGTAACTCGGCGACGCTCTTCAGCACCGATGTGAGTGGCGGCGGCAACAACCAAAACTCCTAA
- a CDS encoding Na+/H+ antiporter subunit E → MRRWPALGVVLAVLWLFVRGIELTPVLIAEEFLIGLAIGLPIAFVFRRFYATEFALAGTLRIVPYVGLYLAVFAKELIVANVDVVYRVLSPSMPIEPDVVAVPLRVESDVAITTIANSITLTPGTLTMDYDDATNTLYVHGITGRNRKGVLAPIRTWEDYALVIFDEDASPDDTPPAPRGDLGGD, encoded by the coding sequence ATGAGACGGTGGCCGGCACTCGGTGTCGTGCTCGCGGTGCTTTGGCTGTTCGTCCGTGGGATCGAGCTCACTCCCGTGCTGATCGCCGAGGAGTTCCTGATCGGGCTCGCCATCGGCCTCCCGATCGCGTTCGTCTTCCGGCGGTTCTACGCGACCGAGTTCGCGCTCGCGGGGACGCTCCGGATCGTTCCGTACGTCGGGCTCTACCTCGCGGTGTTCGCGAAAGAGCTGATCGTGGCGAACGTCGACGTCGTCTACCGGGTGCTCTCGCCGTCGATGCCGATCGAGCCCGACGTGGTCGCGGTCCCCCTCCGAGTCGAATCCGACGTCGCGATCACCACGATCGCCAATTCGATCACCCTGACACCCGGAACGCTCACGATGGATTACGACGACGCAACCAACACACTCTACGTTCACGGTATCACTGGTCGGAATCGGAAGGGCGTCCTCGCCCCGATCCGAACGTGGGAGGATTACGCGCTCGTGATCTTCGACGAGGACGCGAGTCCCGACGACACGCCGCCCGCTCCACGGGGTGATCTCGGTGGCGACTGA
- the hpt gene encoding hypoxanthine/guanine phosphoribosyltransferase, with protein sequence MNQLRDSLLDAPIIEKEGYHYFVHPISDGVPMLEPELLREIVIKIIRKAALEDVDKIVTPAAMGIHISTATSLMTDIPLVVVRKRQYGLDGEVALSQVTGYSENEMYVNDVDAGDRVLLLDDVLSTGGTLRGITGALEEIGAEIVDVVAVIKKEGGGNELDDSPYDVKTLINVDVEDQEVVITDPHGDG encoded by the coding sequence ATGAATCAGCTTCGGGACTCGCTGCTCGACGCGCCGATCATCGAGAAGGAAGGGTATCACTACTTCGTCCATCCGATCAGTGACGGCGTCCCGATGCTCGAACCCGAACTCCTGCGCGAGATCGTCATCAAGATCATCCGGAAGGCCGCGCTCGAAGACGTCGACAAGATCGTGACACCCGCCGCGATGGGCATCCACATCTCCACGGCGACCTCGCTGATGACCGACATCCCGCTCGTGGTGGTCCGCAAGCGCCAGTACGGGCTGGATGGTGAGGTCGCGCTCTCGCAGGTCACGGGCTACTCCGAAAACGAAATGTACGTCAACGACGTCGACGCGGGCGATCGGGTCCTCCTGCTCGACGACGTGCTTTCTACTGGGGGGACGCTCCGCGGGATCACCGGCGCGCTGGAGGAGATCGGCGCGGAGATCGTCGACGTCGTCGCAGTCATCAAGAAAGAAGGCGGCGGCAACGAACTCGACGACAGTCCGTACGACGTGAAGACCCTGATCAACGTCGACGTCGAGGATCAGGAAGTCGTCATCACCGATCCCCACGGCGACGGCTGA
- a CDS encoding MnhB domain-containing protein — MSAPDADTTVIAKTVTRVVFPLILLTAIALLFRGHNLPGGGFIAGVLTAAAFALLYVIYGLDFVETELLDRGGTPTTAAGPTIVSDYRLAFAAGLGLAITGGLAAIALGQPFLTQAVVFLHDLPLYKELEVASAFVFDLGVYLVVVGALLTILAVVGAE, encoded by the coding sequence GTGAGCGCCCCCGACGCCGACACCACGGTGATCGCCAAGACCGTCACCAGAGTGGTGTTCCCGCTCATCCTGCTGACCGCGATCGCGCTCCTGTTCCGGGGCCACAACCTTCCGGGAGGTGGGTTCATCGCGGGCGTGCTCACGGCGGCGGCGTTCGCGCTGCTGTACGTGATCTACGGGCTGGACTTCGTGGAGACCGAACTCCTCGATCGCGGTGGCACACCCACGACCGCCGCTGGACCCACGATCGTCTCCGACTACCGGCTCGCCTTTGCGGCCGGGCTCGGACTCGCGATTACGGGCGGTCTCGCCGCCATCGCGCTCGGCCAGCCGTTCCTCACCCAGGCCGTAGTCTTCCTCCACGATCTTCCGCTCTACAAGGAGCTGGAGGTCGCGAGCGCGTTCGTCTTCGATCTCGGGGTGTATCTCGTGGTCGTCGGCGCACTCCTCACGATCCTCGCGGTGGTGGGTGCGGAATGA
- a CDS encoding ABC transporter ATP-binding protein, whose product MTTDTPLLSIENLTTTFETDAGLLTAVDGISFDVNRGETVCIVGESGSGKTVASESITRLIPSPPGTVDGTVRFEGRDIASMSESELREIRGQNIAHIFQNPQDALNHCYTVGWQITEAVQVHENVSSEAARERAVDLLNRVGVANAAARLDDYPHEFSGGQKQRVMIAMALVTNPDLLIADEPTTALDVTVQAQILRLLDDLQEEFGMSVLFVTHDLGVVAEIADRVVVMYAGKVMERGDVYEIFESPSHPYTRALMDCLPGGDRAAGGIEGTLPNPTDPPDGCRFAPRCEYAVDECTQGDQPEEAELSASHSVSCVYYYGGRDASVITGEDDDGGWSNSPGGLADD is encoded by the coding sequence ATGACAACGGACACACCACTCCTCTCGATCGAGAACCTCACCACGACCTTCGAGACCGACGCCGGACTCCTCACCGCCGTCGACGGGATCAGTTTCGACGTCAACCGCGGCGAGACGGTCTGTATCGTCGGCGAGAGTGGGTCTGGAAAGACCGTCGCGAGCGAATCGATCACGCGCCTGATCCCGTCGCCGCCCGGTACGGTCGACGGCACGGTCCGGTTCGAGGGCCGCGACATCGCGTCGATGAGCGAGTCCGAACTCCGGGAGATCCGGGGGCAGAACATCGCCCACATCTTCCAGAACCCACAGGATGCGCTGAATCACTGCTACACCGTGGGGTGGCAGATCACCGAGGCGGTGCAGGTCCACGAGAACGTCTCCAGCGAGGCGGCCCGCGAGCGCGCGGTCGATCTGCTCAACCGGGTCGGCGTCGCCAACGCGGCCGCCCGGCTCGACGACTACCCCCACGAGTTCTCGGGCGGCCAGAAACAGCGCGTCATGATCGCGATGGCGCTAGTCACGAACCCCGACCTGCTCATCGCCGACGAGCCAACGACGGCGCTCGACGTGACCGTGCAGGCCCAGATCCTCCGGCTGCTCGACGATCTCCAAGAAGAGTTCGGGATGAGCGTCCTCTTTGTCACCCACGACCTCGGGGTCGTGGCCGAGATCGCGGACCGAGTCGTCGTGATGTACGCGGGGAAAGTGATGGAGCGCGGCGACGTCTACGAGATCTTCGAGTCGCCCTCGCATCCGTACACCCGCGCCTTGATGGACTGTCTCCCCGGCGGGGACCGCGCCGCGGGCGGGATCGAGGGCACGCTACCGAACCCGACCGATCCGCCCGACGGCTGCCGGTTCGCACCCCGGTGTGAGTACGCCGTCGACGAGTGTACACAGGGTGATCAGCCAGAGGAGGCGGAGCTTTCGGCGAGTCACAGCGTCTCGTGTGTGTACTACTACGGCGGGCGCGACGCGTCGGTGATCACGGGCGAGGACGACGATGGCGGCTGGTCGAACTCGCCAGGAGGGTTGGCGGATGACTGA
- a CDS encoding SHOCT domain-containing protein, protein MATTPRERFRQNATGIASTVVTGVWLAAMLTGQGWWLAALLFGYIVVVPVVSMLFGDDEDWEEHADEDWTDEEYWEDSWTGGGWTADESSSDPPETDNQDALETLRNRYARGELTDEQFERKVERLLDTESIETVEDQYRERERLRE, encoded by the coding sequence ATGGCCACGACGCCACGCGAGCGGTTCCGACAGAACGCCACGGGGATCGCCTCGACGGTGGTGACGGGGGTCTGGCTCGCGGCCATGCTCACCGGTCAGGGCTGGTGGCTCGCGGCGCTGCTGTTCGGTTACATCGTCGTCGTCCCGGTCGTCTCGATGCTGTTCGGCGACGACGAGGACTGGGAGGAACACGCCGACGAGGACTGGACGGACGAGGAGTACTGGGAGGACAGCTGGACCGGTGGTGGCTGGACGGCCGACGAATCGTCCAGTGACCCACCGGAGACCGACAACCAAGACGCCCTCGAAACGCTCAGAAACCGCTACGCCCGCGGCGAGCTCACCGACGAACAGTTCGAGCGAAAAGTCGAGCGACTCCTCGATACCGAGTCCATCGAAACCGTCGAGGATCAGTATCGCGAACGCGAGCGATTGCGGGAGTAG
- a CDS encoding ABC transporter ATP-binding protein: protein MTDPLLSVRNLKKHYPIKEGVLSQQVGAARAVDGISFDIGQGETLGLVGESGCGKSTAASSIIRLEEPTSGEVLFNGEGYDDSRTSGDEPATNDVTEFDDRQLKAFRRDAQMIFQDPSSSFDPRQTIGASIAELLEVHGMTDKQRRRAIVGNLLEDVGLSADDYDRYPHEFSGGQKQRIALARALVLNPDLMIADEPVSALDVSIRAEILSLVNDLQEKYGLSVLFISHDLSVIRDVCDRVAVMYLGEIVEIASTEEIFADPQHPYTEALLSAIPTPDPRNTREDIELKGKVPSPTDPPDGCRFHTRCHRVIQPDEYDLEQSHWRALLTFRDRVVEGSVDVAKTRRALDTDSDGEDTVSDAKLERELRTEFDLPETLSDRSAEDTLAEALDRLVAGDRDRAGELLSTFTTPCEESKPELTDRGTNHQASCFLTENEAPLQDVADLRAD from the coding sequence ATGACTGACCCGCTGCTCTCGGTCCGCAACCTGAAGAAACACTACCCGATCAAGGAAGGCGTCCTCTCGCAGCAGGTCGGGGCCGCCCGCGCCGTCGACGGGATCAGTTTCGACATCGGACAGGGCGAGACGCTCGGGCTGGTCGGCGAGTCCGGCTGTGGGAAGTCGACCGCCGCGTCGTCGATCATCCGGCTGGAGGAGCCGACCAGCGGTGAGGTGCTGTTCAACGGCGAGGGATACGACGACAGCCGGACTTCCGGGGACGAGCCTGCGACGAACGACGTCACGGAGTTCGACGACAGGCAGCTCAAGGCGTTTCGCCGGGACGCCCAGATGATCTTCCAGGACCCGTCGTCGAGTTTCGATCCGCGACAGACCATCGGGGCGTCGATCGCCGAACTCCTCGAAGTCCACGGGATGACCGACAAACAGCGCCGCCGGGCGATCGTCGGAAATCTGCTCGAAGACGTCGGCCTCTCGGCGGACGACTACGATCGCTACCCCCACGAGTTCTCGGGCGGTCAGAAACAGCGCATCGCGCTCGCGCGGGCGCTGGTGCTCAACCCCGATCTCATGATCGCCGACGAGCCGGTGAGCGCGCTCGACGTCTCCATTCGGGCGGAGATCCTCTCGCTGGTCAACGACCTCCAGGAGAAGTACGGTCTCTCGGTGCTGTTCATCAGTCACGATCTCTCGGTCATTCGGGACGTCTGTGACCGGGTTGCGGTGATGTATCTCGGCGAGATCGTCGAGATCGCGTCGACCGAGGAGATCTTCGCGGACCCCCAACACCCCTACACCGAGGCGTTGCTCTCGGCGATCCCGACCCCGGACCCCCGGAACACCCGCGAGGACATCGAACTGAAAGGGAAGGTACCGAGTCCGACCGATCCGCCCGACGGCTGTCGGTTCCACACGCGGTGTCACCGGGTGATACAGCCCGACGAGTACGATCTCGAACAGTCACACTGGCGGGCGCTGTTGACGTTCCGGGATCGCGTCGTCGAGGGTAGCGTCGACGTCGCGAAGACGCGACGCGCGCTCGACACCGACAGCGACGGCGAGGATACGGTCTCCGACGCGAAGCTCGAACGCGAACTCCGGACGGAGTTCGACCTCCCCGAGACGCTCTCGGATCGGTCGGCCGAGGACACGCTCGCCGAGGCGCTCGATCGGCTCGTCGCGGGCGACCGCGATCGGGCGGGCGAGCTGCTCTCGACGTTCACCACGCCCTGTGAGGAATCGAAACCCGAACTGACCGACCGCGGGACGAACCACCAGGCCTCGTGTTTCCTCACCGAGAACGAGGCACCGTTGCAGGACGTCGCGGACCTCCGGGCCGACTGA
- the mbhE gene encoding hydrogen gas-evolving membrane-bound hydrogenase subunit E: MAPTVGQLGIGSVAQAGSEPVAAVLFAALGLPFLGALVVLPLYRVLGERVAYVAAAVALASFGLVASQYGAEGTVSVPWIPTFDVSLTLYLDGLSLLIALLASGIGVLIFTYSGSYMHDEPGQARYYATLLAFMGSMLGVALASDLISLFVFWELTSITSFGLIGHYRDDASSLYAARKSMLITVSGGLFMLVGFLLLNYVSGEALTNATFTLVGTPDSLIANADAIRAALRETGLFVPVLGLIAIGAAAKSAQVPFHLWLPNAMEAPTPVSAFLHSATMVKAGVYLIGRVRPLLVGEEWMLLFGTLGLVTMTVTALLAVGASDIKELLAYSTASHLGLITAGFGFANQLGAETGVFHILNHALFKATLFLVAGIVAHEAGTRAIDELGGLRHDLPITAVITAIAALGMAGLPPFNGFYSKELLFEAAYEVAHTDGGLMWLYPIVAVVGSVFTFLYSIRFLWLFMGEKPAGLGEVHSPPALLVAPPAVLAALAAVVGIDPQLAVDTIVQSAFEGTVAGEAHTMSVHLPTELKPAVVMSAITIAVGIAASPFYDRIRDGVRWLSRGPLSANWYYDGAVDGLEHASALSLPRVQTGYFRTYAIWTLAATSLLALGGYLAAGVSLPPFTGLSIALPVVIVLAVAVIGAAAVGVAPSHVAGVLTLSVLGFMIALFYVLSNAPDLALTQLAVETLVLVLFLLVLDKLPAFYGDLNRSRAIRDGVLATGVGATVFTTVLVATAASPNDVIAEFLIERAPVPKEHGPLITEFGGGGNIVNVILVDFRAFDTMGEIAVVAMAALSVLTLIAMRGRGESS, translated from the coding sequence GTGGCCCCGACGGTCGGCCAACTCGGAATCGGCAGCGTCGCCCAAGCTGGCTCCGAGCCGGTGGCTGCGGTGCTGTTCGCCGCACTCGGACTGCCCTTTCTCGGCGCGCTGGTCGTCCTCCCGCTGTATCGCGTGCTCGGCGAACGCGTCGCGTACGTCGCGGCCGCGGTCGCGCTCGCCTCGTTCGGCCTCGTTGCGAGTCAGTACGGTGCGGAGGGGACGGTTTCAGTTCCGTGGATACCCACCTTCGACGTCTCGCTCACGCTGTATCTCGACGGGCTCTCGCTGCTGATCGCGCTGCTCGCCAGCGGGATCGGGGTGCTGATCTTCACCTACTCCGGGAGCTACATGCACGACGAACCCGGGCAGGCGCGCTACTACGCCACCCTGCTCGCGTTCATGGGCTCGATGCTCGGAGTCGCGCTCGCGTCCGATCTCATCTCGCTGTTCGTCTTCTGGGAGCTCACCAGCATCACCTCGTTCGGCCTGATCGGCCACTACCGCGATGACGCGAGTTCGCTGTACGCCGCCCGGAAGTCGATGCTGATCACCGTCTCGGGTGGACTGTTCATGCTCGTCGGCTTCCTCCTCCTCAACTACGTCTCCGGCGAGGCGCTCACGAACGCGACGTTCACCCTCGTCGGCACGCCCGACTCGCTGATCGCGAACGCCGATGCGATCCGCGCCGCGCTCCGCGAGACAGGACTGTTCGTGCCCGTGCTCGGACTGATCGCGATCGGCGCGGCCGCCAAATCCGCACAGGTTCCATTCCACCTCTGGCTCCCGAACGCGATGGAGGCCCCGACGCCCGTCTCGGCGTTCCTCCACTCCGCCACGATGGTCAAGGCCGGCGTCTACCTCATCGGCCGGGTCAGACCGCTGCTCGTCGGCGAGGAGTGGATGCTGCTCTTTGGCACTCTGGGTCTCGTCACGATGACCGTCACGGCGCTGCTCGCCGTCGGCGCGAGCGACATCAAGGAACTCCTCGCGTACTCGACGGCCTCCCACCTCGGACTCATCACCGCGGGCTTCGGCTTCGCCAACCAGCTCGGCGCGGAAACAGGTGTATTCCACATCCTGAATCACGCGCTGTTCAAGGCGACCCTCTTTCTCGTCGCAGGGATCGTCGCCCACGAGGCTGGCACCAGAGCGATCGACGAACTCGGCGGCCTCCGCCACGACCTCCCGATCACCGCCGTCATCACGGCGATCGCGGCGCTCGGAATGGCCGGCCTCCCGCCGTTCAACGGCTTTTACTCCAAGGAACTCCTGTTCGAGGCGGCCTACGAGGTCGCCCACACGGACGGCGGACTCATGTGGCTGTACCCGATCGTCGCAGTAGTAGGAAGCGTCTTCACCTTCCTCTACTCCATTCGGTTCCTCTGGCTGTTCATGGGAGAAAAACCCGCCGGGCTCGGCGAGGTCCACTCCCCGCCCGCTCTGCTGGTCGCGCCGCCGGCCGTGCTCGCGGCGCTCGCCGCGGTCGTCGGGATCGATCCCCAGCTCGCCGTCGATACGATCGTCCAGTCGGCGTTCGAGGGCACGGTCGCCGGTGAGGCCCACACGATGAGCGTCCACCTCCCGACCGAACTCAAACCCGCAGTCGTGATGAGCGCGATCACGATCGCCGTCGGTATCGCGGCGTCGCCGTTTTACGACCGCATCCGCGATGGCGTCCGGTGGCTGAGTCGCGGCCCGCTCTCGGCGAACTGGTACTACGACGGCGCGGTCGACGGTCTCGAACACGCGAGCGCGCTTTCGCTCCCGCGAGTCCAGACCGGCTACTTCCGGACGTACGCGATCTGGACGCTCGCCGCGACCAGCCTGCTCGCGCTCGGTGGCTATCTTGCGGCGGGCGTCTCGCTGCCCCCCTTTACTGGGCTCTCCATCGCGCTCCCGGTCGTGATCGTGCTCGCGGTGGCGGTCATCGGCGCGGCCGCGGTCGGCGTCGCTCCCTCCCACGTCGCGGGCGTGCTCACGCTCTCGGTGCTCGGATTCATGATCGCGCTGTTTTACGTGCTCTCGAACGCACCCGATCTCGCACTCACCCAGCTGGCCGTCGAGACCCTCGTGCTGGTGCTCTTCCTCCTCGTGCTCGACAAACTCCCCGCGTTCTACGGCGACCTGAACCGGTCACGGGCGATCCGTGACGGCGTCCTCGCGACCGGGGTCGGCGCGACGGTGTTCACGACGGTGCTGGTGGCGACCGCCGCGAGTCCGAACGACGTGATCGCGGAGTTCTTGATCGAGCGCGCGCCGGTGCCGAAAGAACACGGTCCTCTCATCACGGAGTTCGGCGGCGGCGGGAACATCGTCAACGTCATTCTGGTGGACTTCCGAGCGTTCGACACGATGGGCGAGATTGCGGTCGTGGCGATGGCGGCGCTGTCGGTACTCACGCTGATCGCCATGCGCGGCCGGGGGGAGTCGTCGTGA
- a CDS encoding ABC transporter permease has product MATDEPSQRFDSVDWNDVAGGSSRAFSANFKGVAAVLGAIFALILYDLFVVPGDTPTFAAIGWNYDVTGLDWLFAISIVLFGFYGVLPLYQNARMTRYYWQQFRKNRPAVLSLVFLAAVFVGGLLGPLFISAPEVQLFTKYQPPVGFEISRQYVINCAGPIVDGACQGTWQYPLGTTQNGRDIFKMIVYGMQITMKIAFIATLMVLTIGTAVGTTAAYMGGLVDEVLMRYVDIQQSFPTFILYLLILYIFGGSLTLFILLFGLFAWEGTARYVRSNALAKSQEEYIKAVQLSGASTYQVIRRHIIPNTASSWITDLTLLIPGFLLFEAQLAFLGLGDSTVPSWGQLIAAGRGDLSFAPWITLMPGFVLFFTILAFNFLGDAVLDAIDPETQAEAER; this is encoded by the coding sequence ATGGCTACTGACGAACCTTCACAACGATTCGACTCGGTGGACTGGAACGACGTCGCCGGCGGGAGCAGCCGCGCGTTCTCGGCGAACTTCAAGGGCGTCGCTGCCGTCCTCGGCGCGATCTTCGCGCTGATCCTGTACGACCTGTTCGTCGTGCCGGGCGACACCCCGACGTTCGCGGCGATCGGCTGGAACTACGACGTCACCGGCCTCGACTGGCTGTTCGCGATCTCGATCGTCCTGTTCGGGTTCTACGGCGTGTTGCCGCTGTACCAGAACGCCCGGATGACGCGGTACTACTGGCAACAGTTCCGGAAAAATCGTCCCGCGGTTCTCAGCCTCGTCTTCCTCGCTGCTGTCTTCGTCGGCGGGCTTCTCGGACCGCTGTTCATCTCGGCACCGGAGGTCCAACTGTTCACGAAGTATCAGCCACCGGTCGGCTTCGAGATCAGCCGTCAGTACGTCATCAACTGCGCCGGCCCGATCGTCGACGGTGCGTGTCAGGGGACGTGGCAGTACCCGCTAGGCACTACCCAGAACGGCCGTGACATCTTCAAGATGATCGTCTACGGGATGCAGATCACGATGAAGATCGCGTTCATCGCCACGCTGATGGTCTTGACCATCGGCACCGCGGTCGGGACCACCGCCGCGTACATGGGCGGCCTCGTCGACGAGGTGTTGATGCGATACGTCGACATCCAGCAGTCGTTCCCGACGTTCATCCTCTACTTGCTCATCCTCTACATCTTCGGCGGGAGTCTGACTCTCTTCATCCTCCTGTTCGGGCTGTTCGCGTGGGAAGGAACTGCGCGGTACGTGCGGAGCAACGCGCTCGCGAAGAGCCAGGAGGAGTACATCAAGGCGGTCCAGCTCAGCGGCGCGAGCACCTATCAGGTCATCCGCCGCCACATTATCCCGAACACCGCGAGCAGCTGGATCACGGACCTCACGCTACTGATTCCGGGATTCTTGTTGTTTGAGGCCCAGCTCGCCTTCCTCGGCCTCGGCGATTCGACGGTCCCCTCGTGGGGCCAGCTGATCGCCGCCGGACGCGGTGATCTCTCTTTTGCGCCGTGGATCACCCTGATGCCCGGCTTCGTGCTGTTCTTCACCATTCTCGCCTTCAACTTCCTTGGCGACGCCGTGCTCGACGCGATCGACCCAGAAACCCAGGCGGAGGCTGAAAGATGA
- a CDS encoding Na+/H+ antiporter subunit D, which produces MAAQVVIAPLLVALVTAVLTLLLRRFSRAQRAVSLAGALGYAASVALLVAAVADQSILVYQLSGWRAPFGITLVADALSVFMLGLTAVVSLAAAVFSAGYMSEYGQQLSYHALYHLLVVGVTGSFLTGDIFNLFVWFEVMLLSSYVLVVFYSGPEHTRAALQYTVLNLIGSAVMLLAIGGLYSTTGTLNMADMARRLANPAEFGIDPVPVLGIAAILFAVFALKAGIVPFQFWVPAAYRAAPAPVSAMLAGVTKKVGIYAIIRLYFTVFAAASLPAGLSLPGFGGDSFLAFFGPIMFVMAAASIVLGGVGAVSRVDLDGVLAYSSIGQIGFVVLPLAIAATVPEVRELGIAAALIYALNHGLAKSMLFLASGTVREAVGSVRFEYLGGLARRTPILSIGFFVGALALVGIPPLSGFFGKLLVFQTAADAGAVGGQGATIALALALGGAILTVAYFSRAWNEGFWGTQSEAVRTATYSPTLVAVVIALAAALVIVGIGFDPVLRAANAAASAAVDRGTYVDSVLPEVSP; this is translated from the coding sequence ATGGCCGCCCAGGTCGTTATCGCGCCGCTGCTGGTCGCGCTCGTGACTGCCGTCCTGACCCTCCTGCTCCGTCGGTTCTCGCGCGCCCAGCGTGCGGTGAGCCTCGCAGGTGCGCTCGGCTACGCGGCGAGCGTGGCGCTGCTCGTCGCGGCCGTCGCCGACCAGTCGATCCTCGTCTACCAGCTCTCGGGATGGCGCGCACCGTTCGGCATCACCCTCGTGGCCGACGCGCTCTCGGTGTTCATGCTCGGGCTCACGGCGGTCGTCTCGCTCGCCGCGGCCGTCTTCTCCGCCGGATACATGAGCGAGTACGGCCAGCAGCTCTCCTATCACGCGCTGTACCACCTGCTGGTGGTCGGTGTCACCGGCTCGTTCCTCACAGGTGATATTTTCAACCTGTTCGTCTGGTTCGAGGTCATGCTGCTGTCGAGTTACGTGCTCGTCGTCTTCTACTCGGGGCCGGAACACACCCGTGCGGCGCTCCAGTACACCGTACTGAATCTGATCGGAAGCGCGGTGATGCTGCTCGCGATCGGCGGGCTCTACTCGACGACCGGCACGCTCAACATGGCCGACATGGCCCGCCGGCTCGCCAACCCCGCGGAGTTCGGCATCGACCCGGTTCCCGTCCTGGGGATCGCCGCCATTCTGTTCGCGGTGTTCGCGCTCAAGGCCGGGATCGTCCCCTTCCAGTTCTGGGTACCCGCTGCCTACCGCGCCGCGCCCGCTCCGGTGTCGGCGATGCTCGCTGGTGTCACCAAGAAAGTCGGCATCTACGCGATCATCCGGCTCTACTTCACCGTCTTCGCGGCCGCGAGCCTCCCGGCCGGCCTCTCGCTGCCCGGGTTCGGCGGCGACTCCTTCCTCGCCTTCTTCGGCCCGATCATGTTCGTGATGGCCGCGGCGAGTATCGTCCTCGGCGGTGTGGGGGCAGTGAGTCGAGTGGACCTGGACGGCGTGCTCGCGTACTCCAGCATCGGTCAGATCGGGTTCGTCGTGCTCCCGCTCGCGATCGCCGCGACAGTACCGGAGGTGCGCGAGCTCGGGATCGCGGCGGCGCTGATCTACGCGCTCAATCACGGCCTCGCCAAATCGATGCTGTTCCTCGCGAGCGGCACAGTACGAGAGGCCGTCGGCTCGGTCCGATTCGAGTATCTCGGTGGACTCGCGCGCCGCACACCGATCCTCTCGATCGGCTTCTTCGTCGGCGCGCTCGCACTGGTCGGGATCCCGCCGCTGTCGGGCTTTTTCGGCAAACTGCTCGTCTTCCAGACTGCCGCCGACGCCGGGGCCGTGGGTGGGCAGGGAGCGACGATCGCGCTCGCTCTCGCATTGGGTGGCGCGATCCTCACAGTCGCGTACTTCTCTCGTGCATGGAACGAGGGATTCTGGGGCACCCAGTCCGAGGCCGTTCGGACGGCGACGTACTCGCCGACTCTCGTGGCGGTCGTGATCGCACTCGCAGCGGCGCTCGTGATCGTCGGTATCGGCTTCGATCCCGTACTGCGTGCGGCCAACGCCGCCGCGTCGGCGGCGGTGGATCGAGGCACGTACGTCGATAGCGTGCTCCCGGAGGTGTCGCCATGA
- a CDS encoding sodium:proton antiporter, which produces MTQFVLAGVLGLLFTVGTFLVLRRDIVRVVWGVTIIAQSANVYLVTMGGLSGTVPIVGHGPPANPGSVTDPLVQALVLTAIVIGFGTTAFALVLTYRVYEEHGTIDLDELGETGGEV; this is translated from the coding sequence ATGACGCAGTTCGTGCTCGCGGGCGTGCTCGGTCTCCTGTTCACGGTCGGGACCTTTCTCGTCCTCCGACGAGACATCGTCAGGGTCGTCTGGGGCGTGACCATCATCGCCCAATCCGCGAACGTCTACCTGGTCACGATGGGTGGGCTTTCTGGTACCGTGCCGATCGTCGGTCACGGACCGCCAGCGAACCCCGGCAGCGTCACCGACCCGCTGGTGCAGGCACTCGTGCTGACCGCTATCGTCATCGGCTTTGGCACTACTGCGTTCGCGCTCGTGCTCACCTACCGGGTGTACGAGGAACACGGCACGATCGACCTCGACGAGCTCGGCGAGACGGGAGGCGAGGTCTGA